Genomic segment of Sarcophilus harrisii chromosome 4, mSarHar1.11, whole genome shotgun sequence:
GTTCCTTTTGATTGTGAGTTTCTATTGACTACAATTTTTATTGGCTAGTGAGGTTTGATTGGTCAAAAAGTTCTTATTGGCTATAAGTTCTTTTTGTTCATGAGTTCCTTATGTTCATGAGTTATTATTGGCTCTTGGGGGCTTATTCTTTCATGTTTCTGAGTCCTTATTGGCCTCAAGTTTTTATTGTTTACTGAGATTTTAGTAGCCACAAGTTCTTATAGACTGATGAATCTTTATGGATCACTGATTGCTCAGAACTTAATAACTGCAAATTCTCATAGGCTGATGAGGAATTCTTATGGGCTGCAAGTAACTATTATCTCTTGTCTTCTGATTGACCAGAAGTTTGTAAAGGCTGCTGAGTCCTTATTAGTTACTAAGATCTCAGTAGTCACAACTTCTTATAGACTGATGAAGAATTTTTATTGGCCACAAGTTCTTATTGGCTGCTGAGACCTTATTGGTTATAAGTTTCTTATAGGCTATTGATCATTTATTGGTCCCACAGCATTACTTGGAAGAGATTCTGAGATATTAGTAGCCACAGATTCTTATAAGCTGCTGAATTCTTATTGGTCTTAAGTTCTTATTGGCTCTGTCTAGATTAAAGGTAGAATATATCTCTAAAaacccaagtttttctccctGGGCTTGAAGAGCAAGGAAGGGATAATCTACTCCTGAAAGGCAcctgtaagaaaaaaatctggcatTCACATTTGGCATTCACATTTGACACTGTGAAGTCAGGAATGATtataattcttccttcttccccacgATGAGCTTCCCCACGAGCTCATGGATCTTGGGTCGAATTTCTTCTACTGATACAGTTGAGTCCCAGGTTCCCACCACTTTTCCATTCGGGGCGACTAAGTACTTCCAGAAATTCCAAGTTGGTTCTTCCCCGGAGGATTCTGggtaaaaagaaagatgagaaaagtacATAAAATCAGGTAGATCTTTAGATAGAGGAAGAAGGGACAGAAGGGTTTCCTATTTTCCATGGGCAGGACCTTCTGTCTTCTTACTTTATTTACTTCCTGTTTCCTCCACTTCTGAAATTTCCCCATTAGCACTCATCCTTCTAACTCTGAACCTGTGAAAAAGTACTCTATGTCCTGAGAGGAATAATATCATAAACCATTCTGTTCCCAGTCACTGACCCTTCAGtgtctttctgattctttccTGAGAGTATTGTCTTGATAGTGAGAGTGGCCACATTCAAGGGATGTTTTAGAAAAGATTCCAAGTCAGATACCAATTGAATTATATGGCTTTTGAGGCTCCTTCCAAATGTGTGATTTGGggtttcctcctttatttttagCTAGTGAGAAAGGGGAGTAAGAGAGAGTGTTATGAGCTTCAATTTCTGAAGTTTATAATGTGCTTTCCTCAATACAAGCCTTTGAGGTGGGTAGTTCAAGTGTTATCATTAAAGAAGTGACAGGATTGTCCATGATCCCATAGttggggatttgaactcaagtctcctggTTCCAAGTCTGGTATTCTTTGAACTGGGAAAGCCAAGTGTCACTGAGACTGTAGTCTGGAAGactcttcttcatgagttcaaatctgagcttaGACATGTGTTTACAGATCAACAAACTCAATTCagtccaacaagcatttattgtctcCCTAAGTTGCCTAAAGCACTGAGGGGGACTTGCCAATATGTGGCAGAGGTTTTATAAATGCTCCTAGGATTGTTTTGAGTAAGAGGAACTAAAGAAACCCTAGACACAATTTGCTAGGATGGCTAGATGGGTCCTGAGCTCCTTAGGGACAGAGCTCACCAATTAGATATTTGAAGGCGGCATTGGCCCCAGCACCACGGACAGCGATCTTGCTGAACATGGGGAAAGAAACTCCATAAGTCTTCCGCGCAAAGTTTTCAATCTCCTTGTTGGTGTCCGGCTCCTGCTGCCCAAACTGGTTGCAAGGAAAGGCCAGCACGTTGAAATGGTGCGGGCCCAGGTCCCGCTGCAGCTGCTGAAGGGCTCGGTAGTGCTGGTCTGTGTAGCCACACTCACTGGCCACGTTGACAACCAGTGACacctgaggaaggagagaaattcttgttgattaattgacaCACATTCACAGAATCGAGTGACTAAGCAAACATACAAGAACAGCTATAGTTTCACATGGAATCATAAGCACAGACACACATATGAAAGCAATGACAAACGACATTTTCTAAAGGGTCTTCTTGTCATAGAGCCTTCTCCTGGGCATCAAGGGGGATACATAATTTAACTAAGATTCAGGCCCAATTTTTATGGAACACAACATTTAGTAGGTTAATAAGACACAGATACATCTAAGAATGAGACAATATCAAATGATAATTTACTAATAAAAGCATGTAGGTAGACACACAGATGTAGGTATGGTATTtatccatacacatatacatgaatatatgtataatcattattatttatatgaggttttaagttttataaaatgatttatattatgtattttatgtatcattatatatgtcacaGATCCAGTCATAAGTATATATTAACTAAGATTCAGATCCTATTTTTATGAAATACAATATCTAGGTGGTTAATAAGACGCAAATACATCCAAGGATGAGATACAATATGAAATGATAATTTACTAATTAAAACATGTAGGTGGACACACAGATGTAGGTATGGTATTTTTCCATACACATGTAgttgaaaattatacatattttataccaTTATATCATAAATGCAATTATacattgacatttatatagttttaaattttataaaatgctttataaatatcatttaattttatgcattatctcattatatatatcatagatccaattataagtatatattaatttagggttagggttagggttcaAACCCTAAATTCGtgctttattaaatatcttctcattttatgtattatctcattATATATCACAGATccaattatatgtatgtatatctatatgtaattTATCATCTCTCTGCAAATAACCCTTAACCCTAGTTTCTCTTCTGAACATCTATACCATTTCACAAGTGACCTAGTGGATATTTCCAATCAGATGTCTCATAGACACtctaaattcaacatgtctaaaacaggaTTCACCTTTTACTCCAAATGCTCCCCTTATATCTGAATTTCCCTATCACTGTTAAGGATACTATACTCCCAGTCATTCAGACTCACAACCTGGGGTTATCCTTGACTGAGGATAaccccactctctctctctcctccactctCTCTCAAGCCTCCAATCAGTTTACAAGTCCTTTTGATTCTAACTTTCTCAGCATCTTTCCTACACCCCACCCTTCCTTTGACATTGCCATCAACGTGGTGCAGTCCTTTATCACCTCATGCTTAGAatatttcaaaagctttttcattgGCTTTCCTccctccagcttctctccattcatCTCTATCCTACTCAGCCATCTGAGTGATcatcctaaagtacaggtcttaCTTGTAACTCACTATTAAAATCCAGTGACTCCTTgttgtctccaggatcaaatctTCTGATTGGGTTTCATAGACTTTTATAACCCAGCcctatctttccaattttcttatacctTGCTTTTTCTCTGTACTCTAAGTTCCAGCGACATTGGTCTCTTTACTGTTTCTCAAACAAGGTCTCGTCTCTGTACTCTGAATGTTTTTCCTGGCTGTCCCGAGTGCCTGGAATACTCATCTCTACTTCCTGCCTTCCATGATTTCCTTTAAGTTTCACCTAAAAAATATAGGGTAGAGCAATTAggggcaaagtggatagaattaGGAGGCTGGAAAATTAGCCTCAGGCACAAAGCTATGTGgtcttgaataagtcacttaaccccagattgccttgagaaaaaaaacttaccttctgcaagaagtctttcttaATTCCTAGTTAAATGTTagggccttccctctgagattatctccaatttatatatatttttcttgtgtggaaATAGTTTGCTTATCATCTCCCTGAATTAAATTGTATGTAcattgaggacaggaactatttttgcctttctttgtatacctatAGTTTAGCACAAAGTCTGATACATAATAAGTGTTCGGTTACTGTAAACAAAATCTACATTTGAGaaactggagataatctcagagggaaaaagACACCAATATCTAGGGAAATAAGAAAAGGCTTTCTgcagaaggagagaatttagaaaaaatttgAGAAAGTTAGGAGTCAGTAAAGGGtaaagaattccaggcatgatGGACAACCCATGAAAATGCAGAGTTGGGAAATGGAGCATCTTGGTTAAGAAGGTTATGAGCCTGGGCACCTGGAAGGGTGAGAGTGTTTTTGACATCAAGGAGGAAGTTAGAAAGATGGGATGGTTTGGAGGTCTAGCAGAGGGACTGGAGCATAGTatgtacttgataaatgctttttgattggcTGACATTGAACTGGATCTGTGCCAGTATACTGTCAATTAAGTGGTGCAATTGATGGGGTACAACTTCTAGGGAAATGTCACAATAATCCTGGGGCCCTGACCCTAGGACAAATATTAGTAATTGTCAGATAAACAATCTGTCGATAACCCTAAGGTTAACCTTGGCagtaatatagttatatatatattttcccctaacttttagAGAAGATGTAGTGATAACCTTGAGGTCCTCTGACTTTAGGAGTACTATAATCCTACAGACATTGCTGATTGTCAGATAAACAATCTATTGATCAATGATAACAAAGTTCCTGAGACAAAagtgaatagaccacccctcaaacctaCAGTAAACcataaaatgagcaaataaataatatttagctCCTGCTCTCTCtaacttttatataaatttagCTCCTTGCTTC
This window contains:
- the GPX7 gene encoding glutathione peroxidase 7 → MLGRRPPCRPLPLAPLAVVVLFLASPATPGPKESDFYNFKVVNIRGKWVSLEKYRGSVSLVVNVASECGYTDQHYRALQQLQRDLGPHHFNVLAFPCNQFGQQEPDTNKEIENFARKTYGVSFPMFSKIAVRGAGANAAFKYLIESSGEEPTWNFWKYLVAPNGKVVGTWDSTVSVEEIRPKIHELVGKLIVGKKEEL